In Fibrobacter sp. UWR3, one DNA window encodes the following:
- a CDS encoding BamA/TamA family outer membrane protein, with the protein MMNRMGVNTTMHKRLGKVCLLRALFALLLLPCVVHAEDAPAPGDSAQVDSAAVAAPADSAQVDSTAADTSQAAQEEQSSGGWKRIFYWPFEHIVQPVLNGVVYPIAAPIRYAFDNGVIETAVDMITFGEKKNVLLYPIMNLKPGNSTMLGFTYRHRSVFLNKDYLVVSPQYFANGDFYGDLRYTKHELFGTRLFGGLRMRQYLDRDGVFIIPGTKESFVMPDSSTYIDLRTGFPLTEDGRWSLEFSGSVEFIDRSLPEKAQDSILVDPKFDISGRGLYQKFRQYPLKMTLLYDNLDFPFTPSRGSRMELGVRYVFVSDYDGLSNDDVAKMIGHNRFADVSDKGLNHDYIRTDLMLQHYFYFGKAETFHFSKKEARLNRRFYTDFNWDAALRMWRPENVRETLFERRVIALQYRLVDIWEMEQGSASFDAFPFIGTRFPMRGYKDSWAARHVMSLSAEYRWPIDYYVDGVLFDEYMMHAPGFTDWSFKRFYNSWGFGVRVRRPDMYWFRVQLGFHGLHGVNLVLTIAPEFR; encoded by the coding sequence ATGATGAATCGCATGGGAGTGAACACGACGATGCATAAGCGCCTTGGGAAGGTTTGCCTTCTCCGGGCCCTGTTCGCGTTGCTCCTGTTGCCCTGTGTAGTGCATGCCGAGGACGCTCCCGCTCCGGGCGATTCCGCGCAGGTTGATTCGGCGGCCGTTGCCGCTCCTGCCGATTCCGCGCAGGTTGATTCGACTGCTGCAGATACTTCGCAGGCCGCTCAGGAGGAACAGTCTTCTGGCGGGTGGAAGCGCATTTTTTACTGGCCCTTCGAGCACATTGTCCAGCCCGTGCTGAACGGCGTCGTCTACCCGATTGCGGCCCCCATCCGCTACGCCTTCGATAACGGCGTTATCGAAACAGCGGTGGACATGATTACTTTCGGCGAAAAGAAAAACGTGCTCCTGTACCCCATAATGAACTTGAAACCGGGCAACTCCACGATGCTCGGCTTCACGTACCGTCACAGGAGCGTTTTCCTGAACAAGGACTACCTGGTTGTCTCCCCGCAGTATTTTGCGAATGGCGACTTCTACGGCGATTTACGTTATACGAAACACGAACTCTTCGGTACGCGCCTGTTCGGCGGATTGCGCATGAGGCAGTACCTGGACCGCGATGGCGTTTTCATTATTCCCGGCACCAAGGAATCGTTCGTGATGCCGGATTCTTCGACATACATCGACTTGCGCACGGGCTTTCCGTTGACCGAAGATGGACGCTGGAGCCTGGAATTCTCGGGAAGTGTCGAGTTTATTGACAGGAGCCTGCCCGAGAAGGCGCAGGACAGCATTCTCGTGGACCCGAAGTTTGATATCTCCGGGCGCGGGCTGTACCAGAAGTTCAGGCAATACCCACTGAAGATGACGCTCCTGTACGACAACCTGGATTTCCCGTTTACGCCGAGCCGCGGGTCCCGTATGGAACTTGGGGTAAGGTACGTGTTCGTGAGCGACTACGACGGGCTTTCGAACGACGATGTCGCAAAAATGATTGGGCATAACCGTTTTGCGGATGTGAGCGACAAGGGCTTGAACCACGACTACATCCGTACCGACCTCATGCTGCAACATTACTTCTACTTCGGCAAGGCGGAAACCTTCCATTTCTCGAAGAAGGAGGCACGGCTGAACAGGCGGTTCTATACGGATTTCAACTGGGATGCGGCGCTACGCATGTGGCGGCCCGAGAACGTGCGCGAAACCTTGTTCGAAAGGCGCGTGATTGCGTTGCAGTACAGGCTGGTCGATATCTGGGAAATGGAACAGGGTTCGGCGAGCTTTGATGCGTTCCCGTTTATCGGCACGCGGTTCCCCATGCGCGGGTACAAGGATTCGTGGGCGGCAAGGCACGTGATGAGCCTGAGCGCCGAATACCGCTGGCCTATAGACTATTACGTGGATGGCGTGCTTTTCGATGAATACATGATGCATGCGCCCGGGTTTACGGACTGGTCGTTCAAGCGGTTCTACAACTCGTGGGGATTCGGTGTGCGCGTGCGCAGGCCAGACATGTACTGGTTCCGCGTTCAGCTCGGGTTCCACGGCCTGCACGGCGTGAACCTCGTGCTTACCATCGCGCCGGAATTCCGCTAG
- a CDS encoding MMPL family transporter — protein MFSLISKIVKRLTRFPIAILVIGTIFAILSVPPIMNLRWDIQLQDTLSYNGEENSDYKKIEKDFGGLGSLTVVLHSSDSLLNYNTAKALADKLQNDSLVHFVEFETETDFYTRNSLLYIDESDLDTIIARVAKLKKQAIEENNPFIVELTSEDSSGTIVSDTGRTSENFGDLQKKYFDMMAQSHSSADGTIRVVDIYPTQSHTDLKASRALLALTQDHLAEINAGNDIQVYYTGKVYDTIRKGKTLLPEAKLAGKLTALLILLLYVINFYRQPQLIVISSIATALPILYTLALAGCIYGRINLFTLLLALVLPGQACQVVSHVLKRYFIERARNLSPQLCIESAVLGIGPSTGAFTCIMAALFACMFFVPLPGLQELAVLGSLGTLLNWFVTILVTSSLLLVFQKHKPFAVSNFRFSREYQIQLLPQKLNVVLIAIISVISLICLIYGGKNLKFFYDFDKTEIQKPPSAADSLIAQTGFPEYDPIIIQVPDEASGKELYRNFTKLKERGGIPNIKKMYTLAQFSPHMSESRAAKLDSLQAMLTPNVISQLDSGQLRTFTLIRESLYRRNLDAHDQPKNILSKFSDKNGNNGVFAFLFHNIDPDDGLQCRHLNSDIKKLQGIQDGEYRVTGIPVIRATVLDVILKNLDKTITVGSFLVWFFLLLYYNRFSRAIFTILPSLFAMSWLLILMRILDIELSVYSSLAFPIIIGASVDGSLQLWTAFYNKQEGTALTVMQKKFSGIAISQMASLIACYVLLISSHPGLRSIGQVMLVGLICIFTAQFTIFPLIAGSLDHYRIWKKKRESR, from the coding sequence ATGTTTTCGCTTATCAGCAAAATAGTCAAAAGACTGACTCGATTTCCGATAGCCATCCTGGTTATCGGCACAATTTTCGCCATTCTGTCAGTCCCGCCCATCATGAACCTGCGCTGGGATATCCAGCTACAGGACACACTTTCGTACAACGGGGAAGAAAACAGCGACTACAAGAAAATCGAGAAGGACTTCGGCGGGCTCGGTAGCCTTACCGTAGTCCTGCATTCAAGCGACAGCCTGCTCAACTACAATACGGCAAAGGCACTTGCGGACAAGCTCCAGAACGACTCCCTCGTTCACTTCGTGGAATTCGAGACCGAAACGGACTTTTACACCAGGAACAGCCTGCTCTACATAGACGAGAGCGACCTGGATACGATTATCGCCCGCGTGGCCAAACTGAAGAAGCAGGCCATAGAAGAGAACAACCCGTTTATCGTGGAACTCACAAGCGAGGATTCATCCGGAACAATCGTAAGCGATACGGGCCGCACCTCGGAAAACTTCGGCGACCTGCAGAAGAAGTACTTCGACATGATGGCGCAGAGCCATTCCAGCGCCGACGGCACAATCCGCGTCGTGGACATCTACCCCACGCAATCGCACACCGACCTCAAGGCGAGCCGCGCCTTGCTTGCACTCACGCAAGACCACCTGGCCGAAATCAACGCAGGGAACGACATCCAGGTGTACTACACGGGCAAGGTCTACGACACCATCCGCAAGGGAAAAACGCTCCTGCCCGAAGCAAAGCTCGCAGGCAAGCTGACCGCCCTCCTGATTCTTCTCCTGTACGTCATCAACTTCTACAGGCAGCCGCAACTCATCGTCATCTCGTCCATCGCGACGGCACTCCCGATTCTCTACACGCTCGCGCTCGCGGGCTGCATCTACGGCCGCATAAACCTGTTCACGCTGCTCCTCGCCCTCGTGCTCCCCGGCCAGGCATGCCAAGTCGTGAGCCACGTACTCAAGCGCTACTTTATCGAGCGGGCGCGCAACCTGAGCCCGCAGCTCTGCATCGAGAGTGCGGTACTTGGCATCGGGCCTTCGACCGGAGCGTTCACCTGTATCATGGCGGCGCTGTTTGCCTGCATGTTCTTCGTGCCGCTCCCGGGCCTGCAGGAACTTGCCGTACTCGGTTCACTCGGCACTCTGCTCAACTGGTTCGTCACCATCCTAGTCACGTCTTCGCTCCTCCTGGTTTTCCAGAAGCACAAGCCCTTCGCCGTGAGCAACTTCCGTTTCAGTCGCGAATACCAAATCCAGTTGCTCCCGCAAAAACTGAACGTCGTGCTCATCGCAATCATCTCGGTCATAAGCCTCATCTGCCTTATCTATGGCGGCAAGAACCTCAAGTTCTTCTACGACTTCGACAAGACCGAAATCCAGAAGCCGCCTTCTGCAGCAGACTCGCTCATCGCGCAGACGGGGTTCCCCGAATATGACCCCATCATCATCCAGGTGCCGGACGAGGCATCGGGCAAGGAACTCTACCGCAACTTCACGAAACTCAAGGAGCGCGGAGGAATCCCGAACATCAAGAAGATGTACACGCTCGCACAGTTCTCGCCGCACATGAGCGAGAGCCGGGCCGCAAAGCTCGATTCCCTGCAGGCGATGCTCACGCCGAACGTCATCTCGCAACTGGATTCGGGCCAGCTCCGCACATTCACACTCATCCGCGAATCGCTCTACCGCAGGAACCTAGACGCGCACGACCAGCCCAAGAATATCCTGAGCAAGTTCAGCGACAAGAACGGGAACAACGGCGTGTTCGCATTTCTGTTCCACAACATAGACCCCGACGACGGCCTGCAGTGCAGGCACCTGAACAGCGACATCAAGAAGTTGCAGGGCATACAGGACGGCGAATACAGGGTAACGGGCATTCCCGTCATACGCGCGACCGTGCTCGACGTTATCCTCAAGAACCTCGACAAGACCATTACCGTCGGGAGTTTCCTCGTGTGGTTCTTCCTGCTCCTTTACTACAACCGCTTTAGCCGTGCGATATTCACGATTCTCCCATCGCTGTTCGCGATGAGCTGGCTGCTCATACTGATGCGCATCCTGGACATAGAACTTTCCGTGTACAGTTCGCTTGCATTCCCCATCATCATCGGGGCAAGCGTCGACGGCTCATTGCAGTTATGGACCGCATTCTACAACAAGCAAGAAGGCACCGCGCTCACCGTGATGCAGAAAAAATTCTCGGGCATCGCGATTAGCCAGATGGCATCGCTTATCGCCTGCTACGTGCTGCTGATTTCATCGCACCCCGGGCTACGGAGCATAGGCCAGGTCATGCTTGTCGGGCTCATCTGCATATTCACCGCACAGTTTACCATATTCCCGCTTATCGCGGGTTCACTCGACCACTACCGCATCTGGAAAAAGAAACGAGAATCAAGATGA
- the ruvA gene encoding Holliday junction branch migration protein RuvA has protein sequence MIERIRGILAEKSPTFVVVDVNGVGYGVNISAYTAGKLPEEGSEVTLYTNLVVREDSMTLFGFADKTEKNIFLMLLDVNGVGPKMAQRILSGVTPADLLNMIASDNKAALSKIKGLGKKTCEQMTLSLKEKAGALLQALGDVEGSGITGMGALTGAKMEAVLALHTLGVKGPAAEKAVVKAAEILGDSADAAALIPEALKYL, from the coding sequence ATGATCGAGCGCATTCGCGGTATTCTGGCAGAGAAATCCCCCACCTTCGTGGTCGTGGACGTGAACGGCGTCGGGTACGGCGTGAACATTTCCGCATACACGGCTGGCAAGCTGCCCGAGGAGGGTTCCGAGGTCACGCTTTACACGAACCTCGTCGTGCGCGAGGATTCCATGACGCTGTTCGGCTTTGCCGACAAGACAGAGAAGAATATCTTCCTGATGCTGCTCGATGTGAACGGCGTGGGTCCCAAGATGGCCCAGCGCATATTGAGCGGGGTTACACCCGCAGACCTCCTGAACATGATTGCGAGCGACAACAAGGCCGCCCTATCGAAAATCAAGGGACTCGGCAAGAAGACCTGCGAGCAGATGACGCTCAGCCTCAAGGAAAAGGCGGGAGCGCTATTGCAGGCGCTCGGCGACGTGGAAGGTTCGGGCATCACCGGCATGGGAGCCCTCACCGGCGCGAAGATGGAGGCGGTACTCGCCCTGCACACGCTCGGCGTGAAGGGCCCCGCAGCAGAGAAGGCGGTCGTGAAGGCAGCGGAAATACTTGGAGATTCCGCAGACGCGGCGGCACTTATCCCCGAGGCATTAAAGTATCTTTAA
- a CDS encoding glutamate-5-semialdehyde dehydrogenase produces MKNTSISYSNLEEYSDILAQNAKKASKNLRTLSGEKRSAVLNLVAKLLREHKPEIMAANKLDLEAAAGKLDDAKMDRLTLNDARIEAMAKGAEEIAAFTDPLNRVLESRELKNGIKISRVAVPIGAVFFIFESRPNVTIDGACLCFKAGNAVILRGGKESLNSAKCLAGIFHKALAENGIDEDAVQLVTETSHDLVGMLLQRSDCIDLVIPRGGERLIRAVVEQSKIPVIKHFNGICHVYVDKSADMDKAVNILINAKTQRTGVCNAMECVIIDRHIDAANVKKLLDCLADRGVELFGNKDAQSHDSRIKDIGDDSNYHHEYLALKASVKFVDNVAEACDHIEKNSSRHTEAVVAEDASVQDYFVANVDSSSVMVNASTRFADGGEYGLGAEVGISTDKLHARGPMGVESLCTYKWVLRGNGQVRG; encoded by the coding sequence ATGAAAAACACGTCTATTTCATATTCCAACTTGGAAGAATACTCCGACATCCTGGCCCAGAACGCCAAGAAGGCAAGCAAGAATCTCCGCACCCTCTCGGGTGAAAAACGCAGCGCCGTGCTGAACCTGGTGGCAAAGTTGCTCCGGGAACACAAGCCGGAAATCATGGCCGCGAACAAACTTGACCTGGAGGCCGCCGCCGGAAAGCTCGACGACGCCAAGATGGACCGCTTGACCCTGAACGACGCCCGCATCGAGGCGATGGCCAAGGGCGCCGAAGAAATCGCCGCGTTTACCGACCCGCTGAACCGCGTGCTCGAAAGCCGCGAACTGAAGAACGGTATCAAGATTAGCCGCGTAGCAGTACCTATCGGCGCCGTGTTCTTTATTTTTGAAAGCCGCCCGAACGTGACCATCGACGGCGCATGCCTCTGCTTCAAGGCGGGCAACGCAGTGATTTTGCGCGGCGGCAAGGAATCGCTGAATTCCGCCAAGTGCCTCGCCGGGATTTTCCACAAGGCCCTCGCCGAAAACGGCATTGACGAAGACGCCGTGCAGCTCGTGACCGAAACGAGCCACGACCTGGTGGGCATGCTGTTGCAGCGTAGCGACTGCATCGACCTGGTAATCCCCCGCGGTGGCGAACGCCTAATCCGCGCCGTGGTGGAACAGAGCAAGATTCCCGTCATCAAGCACTTCAACGGCATCTGCCACGTGTATGTGGACAAGTCCGCCGACATGGACAAGGCCGTAAACATCTTGATTAACGCGAAGACACAGCGCACCGGCGTGTGCAACGCCATGGAATGCGTGATTATCGACCGCCACATTGATGCAGCCAACGTGAAAAAGTTGCTCGACTGCCTCGCCGACCGTGGCGTGGAACTCTTCGGCAACAAGGATGCCCAGAGCCACGACAGCCGTATCAAGGACATCGGCGATGACAGCAATTACCACCACGAATACCTGGCCCTCAAGGCAAGCGTCAAGTTCGTCGATAACGTCGCCGAAGCCTGTGACCATATTGAAAAGAACAGCAGCCGCCACACCGAAGCCGTGGTGGCAGAAGACGCAAGCGTGCAGGACTACTTTGTCGCGAACGTCGATAGCAGCAGCGTAATGGTGAACGCAAGCACGCGCTTTGCAGACGGAGGCGAATACGGGCTCGGAGCCGAAGTGGGCATTTCTACCGACAAACTGCATGCCCGCGGCCCGATGGGCGTGGAAAGCCTTTGCACCTACAAGTGGGTCTTGCGCGGCAACGGCCAGGTGCGCGGTTAA
- the ruvB gene encoding Holliday junction branch migration DNA helicase RuvB, producing MEDNRIISPQKSAFDESDTDRNLRPPSLAEFTGQDDIKESLSIAIEAAKHRGDALDHCLFAGPPGLGKTTLAGIIAKEMGVNIHITSGPVLEKASDLAGLLTSLQENDVLFIDEIHRLNRTVEEYLYPAMEDFRLDIMLDSGPAARSVNLPLKHFTLVGATTRSGQLTGPLRDRFGLQYRLELYNEKDIVKILMRSAGILGVELSEDAAKLLGGRCRGTPRIANRVLRRCRDVAQVRGTGIIDVQAASKTLDMLGIDSEGLDPTDRRILTTMIDMFDGGPVGIGTISAAMGEEPNTIEEVYEPYLIQKGLLNRTPRGRVATRNAYMMLHKTIPANKEIEGDQLNLF from the coding sequence ATGGAAGACAACCGCATCATTTCACCGCAAAAGAGCGCATTTGACGAGAGCGACACCGACCGCAACCTTCGGCCGCCCAGCCTTGCAGAATTTACCGGCCAGGACGATATCAAGGAGAGCCTCTCCATCGCCATCGAGGCGGCCAAGCACCGCGGCGACGCGCTGGACCATTGCCTTTTTGCAGGGCCGCCGGGCCTCGGCAAGACAACCCTCGCGGGCATCATCGCAAAAGAGATGGGCGTGAACATCCACATCACCAGCGGGCCCGTACTCGAGAAGGCAAGCGACCTCGCGGGCCTGCTCACGAGCCTGCAAGAGAACGACGTGCTGTTCATCGACGAGATTCACCGCCTGAACCGCACCGTAGAGGAATACCTCTACCCCGCCATGGAAGACTTCCGGCTTGATATCATGCTGGATTCTGGACCTGCCGCCCGGAGCGTAAACCTGCCGCTCAAGCACTTTACCCTCGTGGGCGCCACGACGCGAAGCGGCCAGCTTACCGGGCCGCTCCGCGACCGCTTCGGCCTGCAATACAGGCTTGAACTTTACAACGAGAAGGACATCGTCAAGATCCTGATGAGGAGTGCGGGTATTCTCGGGGTGGAACTTTCCGAAGACGCGGCCAAATTGCTGGGCGGGCGGTGTCGCGGCACGCCCCGCATCGCAAACCGCGTGCTCCGCCGGTGCCGCGACGTGGCGCAGGTGCGTGGCACGGGAATCATCGACGTGCAAGCGGCAAGCAAGACGCTCGACATGCTCGGAATCGACAGCGAAGGGCTAGACCCGACGGACCGCCGCATTCTCACGACGATGATAGACATGTTCGACGGCGGGCCCGTAGGTATCGGCACCATCAGTGCGGCCATGGGCGAAGAACCGAACACCATCGAGGAGGTTTACGAGCCCTACCTTATCCAGAAGGGGCTTTTAAACCGCACTCCCCGCGGGCGAGTCGCCACACGCAACGCCTACATGATGTTGCACAAGACAATCCCCGCGAACAAGGAAATTGAGGGCGACCAGCTGAACCTGTTCTAG
- a CDS encoding histidine-type phosphatase, which translates to MKKILALLLTMAISGIAQDRYQMGSNYYAYPTPNAKYTKAPAGYKPFYLSHYGRHGSRFHQPADHYHALYNTLAKADSAGKLTDLGKSLLERAKYLDEYAAPRAGDLTQLGVAQHQGIAKRMVKNFPELFKNNAYIEAYASTSTRCVVSMAAFLEELRAQKPKLDIHQESGKYLMAFISPLDFGKIIGESNTPAWQKENEKLYSHVNPARMMNAIFNDSTYVQKNIDAGDLFSKIYEIGNSLQGSPEIEFSFDDLWTDEDLAARWHAQNAWWYSVLGNNPFGKKEGLENARPLLKNFLDVADKVITADTTAPAKKTAAKPAKKTTATLRFGHDTVIFPFAVLLQLENGTQNTGIETADMENLHKVWRDYEISPMAANVQFVFYKSSKKGAPILVKVMLNETEQKLPVTCDTAALRQNSGTVQNCPDAPYYRWEDFRDFYSKIATNQ; encoded by the coding sequence ATGAAAAAAATTCTCGCGCTGTTGCTCACAATGGCGATTTCAGGAATCGCCCAGGACCGTTACCAGATGGGTAGCAACTACTACGCCTACCCCACCCCGAATGCCAAGTACACCAAGGCACCCGCAGGCTACAAGCCTTTCTACCTGAGCCATTACGGCAGGCACGGCAGCCGCTTCCACCAGCCGGCCGACCACTATCACGCGCTGTACAATACGCTCGCAAAAGCCGATTCCGCAGGCAAGCTCACCGACCTCGGCAAGAGCCTGCTAGAACGCGCAAAATACCTGGACGAATACGCCGCCCCGCGCGCAGGCGATTTGACCCAGCTCGGCGTAGCGCAGCATCAGGGAATCGCGAAGCGCATGGTGAAGAACTTCCCCGAACTGTTCAAGAACAACGCCTACATCGAAGCCTATGCCAGCACCTCGACCCGCTGCGTCGTGAGCATGGCGGCATTCCTCGAGGAACTGCGCGCGCAGAAGCCCAAGCTCGACATTCACCAGGAATCGGGCAAGTACCTGATGGCATTTATAAGCCCGCTCGACTTCGGGAAAATCATCGGCGAATCCAACACGCCCGCATGGCAAAAAGAAAACGAGAAGCTCTACAGCCACGTGAACCCCGCGCGCATGATGAATGCGATTTTCAACGATTCGACTTACGTGCAAAAGAATATCGACGCGGGCGACCTCTTCAGCAAGATTTATGAAATCGGCAACAGCCTGCAGGGCAGCCCCGAAATCGAATTCAGCTTCGACGACCTGTGGACAGACGAGGATCTCGCCGCCCGCTGGCACGCGCAGAACGCCTGGTGGTACAGCGTGCTGGGCAACAACCCCTTCGGTAAAAAGGAAGGCCTCGAGAACGCACGCCCGCTGCTGAAGAACTTCCTCGACGTTGCAGACAAGGTAATTACCGCCGACACGACAGCGCCCGCAAAAAAGACCGCAGCAAAGCCCGCGAAAAAGACTACGGCCACACTCCGCTTCGGCCACGACACCGTCATCTTCCCGTTCGCCGTACTGCTGCAATTGGAGAACGGCACGCAGAACACCGGCATTGAGACCGCCGACATGGAAAACCTGCACAAGGTCTGGCGCGACTACGAAATCAGCCCGATGGCAGCAAACGTGCAATTCGTCTTCTACAAGTCCAGCAAGAAGGGCGCCCCCATCCTCGTGAAGGTGATGCTCAACGAAACCGAGCAGAAACTGCCCGTAACCTGCGACACGGCGGCCCTTCGACAAAACTCAGGGACCGTGCAGAACTGCCCCGACGCCCCCTACTACCGCTGGGAAGATTTCCGCGATTTTTATAGTAAAATCGCAACAAACCAATAA
- the hisI gene encoding phosphoribosyl-AMP cyclohydrolase, translating to MKFEDLIKEVKFEVVVDGVALAPAIVQDADKGDVLMMAWMNEEALRRTHECGEMVFWSRSRKEYWHKGDTSGNVMTVVEWAADCDSDALLFKVRMQGPQVACHTGARSCFFKTCEK from the coding sequence ATGAAGTTTGAAGATTTGATTAAAGAAGTAAAATTCGAAGTGGTCGTGGACGGGGTTGCACTTGCGCCGGCAATCGTTCAGGACGCCGACAAGGGCGACGTGCTGATGATGGCATGGATGAACGAGGAAGCTCTCCGCCGCACCCACGAATGTGGCGAGATGGTTTTCTGGAGCCGTAGCCGCAAGGAATACTGGCACAAGGGCGACACCAGCGGCAACGTGATGACGGTGGTGGAATGGGCCGCCGACTGCGACTCTGACGCACTGTTGTTCAAGGTCCGCATGCAGGGCCCGCAAGTCGCTTGCCACACGGGCGCCCGCAGCTGCTTCTTCAAGACGTGCGAAAAGTAA